Proteins encoded in a region of the Streptomyces sp. NBC_00513 genome:
- a CDS encoding cysteine desulfurase family protein, translated as MTNRPIYLDHQATTPLDPRVLEEMLPYLTTAYGNPNSAHAYGREAAKAVATARRRVAHLIGAKNPIEVIFTSGATEANHLAIVGGALAKRPRGGHVITTTIEHKAVLAAVQRLVDHHGYTSTRVAVDEHGRVQPGDIAAALTPNTVLVSVMHANNEIGTLQRIAAISQLTAHRGILLHTDAAQSAGYGLLDADELGVDLASLSAHKLYGPKGIGALYVRGGTLLTAQQTGGGQERGLRAGTLNVPAIVGLGAAAHLITSDTAPALTQIRALRDHLQDRLLAAIPGATINGHPTQRLPGTLSLTLPDTEAADVLDRLPELAASTGSACNTGTSDPSHVLTAISLTRTQARRTLRLGIGRNTTAAEVERAAILIAEATARHRPPRSSAA; from the coding sequence GTGACCAACCGACCGATCTACCTCGACCACCAGGCCACCACCCCACTCGACCCCCGCGTCCTGGAGGAGATGCTGCCGTACCTCACCACCGCGTACGGCAACCCCAACAGTGCCCACGCCTACGGCCGGGAAGCGGCCAAGGCCGTCGCCACCGCCCGCCGCCGCGTCGCCCACCTCATCGGCGCCAAGAACCCCATCGAGGTCATCTTCACCTCCGGCGCCACCGAGGCCAACCACCTCGCCATCGTCGGCGGCGCCCTCGCCAAACGCCCCCGCGGCGGCCACGTCATCACCACCACGATCGAGCACAAGGCCGTCCTCGCCGCCGTCCAACGCCTCGTCGACCACCACGGCTACACCTCCACCCGCGTCGCCGTCGACGAGCACGGACGAGTCCAGCCCGGGGACATCGCCGCCGCCCTCACCCCGAACACCGTCCTCGTCTCCGTCATGCACGCAAACAACGAGATCGGCACCCTCCAGCGGATCGCCGCCATCTCCCAACTGACCGCCCACCGCGGAATCCTCCTGCACACCGACGCCGCACAGAGCGCCGGATACGGGCTCCTCGACGCCGACGAACTCGGCGTCGACCTCGCCTCGCTCTCCGCCCACAAACTCTACGGACCCAAAGGCATCGGCGCCCTCTACGTCCGCGGCGGCACCCTCCTCACCGCCCAGCAGACCGGCGGCGGCCAGGAACGCGGATTACGAGCCGGCACCCTCAATGTTCCCGCCATCGTGGGCCTCGGTGCCGCCGCCCACCTCATCACCAGCGATACCGCCCCCGCCCTCACCCAGATTCGCGCCCTGCGCGACCACCTCCAGGACAGACTCCTCGCCGCGATCCCCGGCGCCACCATCAATGGGCACCCCACCCAACGACTGCCCGGCACCCTCAGCCTCACCCTCCCGGACACCGAGGCCGCAGACGTCCTCGACCGCCTCCCCGAACTTGCCGCCTCCACCGGATCCGCCTGCAACACCGGCACCAGCGACCCCTCTCATGTCCTCACCGCCATCAGCCTCACCCGCACCCAGGCCCGCCGCACCCTACGCCTGGGCATCGGCCGCAACACCACTGCCGCCGAGGTGGAGCGCGCCGCGATACTGATCGCTGAGGCCACTGCCCGGCATCGGCCGCCTCGTTCCAGCGCCGCCTGA
- a CDS encoding LysR family transcriptional regulator → MRTLVVVHEEGTALAAARLLGREQSSVQKQLDILNRNFQALTGELVVVKQGRGRDLLFTPTGLELVDRIRSTFSDWLQGIANSRRRLGSTLTVGTTEFTLPFLARVWERVERELMAREVELKVVHVRTRDFRQRLDSNQVDLLCGGLAAPVGDGPLAPEYDFLEWHREGLALLTNLSVRELPARQVGVERLRNLPLVIPSRGVIADFVERWYGTDFRTHLQVVAEIDDIYYGLALLRSEMTRGCMLCARSIGEAAVAGRLPGGEGFRLVEFADDFDPMLQLVSGVFARKGERDTYDASHPLNVLWEAFREEAASDRPIPL, encoded by the coding sequence ATGCGTACGCTCGTCGTCGTCCACGAGGAGGGCACCGCCCTCGCGGCGGCTCGGCTGCTGGGCCGGGAGCAGTCGAGCGTGCAAAAGCAGCTCGACATCCTCAACCGGAACTTCCAGGCGCTGACCGGTGAGTTGGTGGTGGTCAAGCAGGGCCGCGGCCGGGATCTGCTGTTCACCCCGACCGGGCTGGAACTTGTCGACCGAATCCGATCGACGTTTTCGGACTGGCTTCAGGGCATCGCCAACTCTCGGCGCCGGCTCGGCTCCACCCTGACCGTTGGCACCACCGAGTTCACTCTGCCGTTCCTGGCCCGGGTGTGGGAGCGGGTGGAGCGAGAACTGATGGCGCGGGAGGTGGAACTCAAGGTCGTTCACGTCCGCACTCGCGACTTCCGCCAGCGCCTGGACTCCAACCAGGTGGACTTGTTGTGCGGGGGCCTGGCCGCGCCGGTCGGGGACGGCCCGCTCGCCCCCGAGTACGACTTCCTGGAGTGGCACCGCGAAGGCCTCGCTCTCCTGACGAACCTGTCCGTCCGCGAGCTGCCCGCCCGGCAGGTCGGCGTCGAGCGGCTGCGGAACCTGCCGCTGGTCATTCCTTCCCGCGGGGTGATCGCCGACTTTGTCGAGCGCTGGTACGGAACGGACTTCCGCACCCACCTCCAGGTCGTCGCGGAGATCGACGACATCTACTACGGGCTGGCCCTGCTGCGCTCCGAGATGACCCGCGGCTGTATGCTCTGCGCCCGCTCCATAGGCGAGGCCGCCGTCGCGGGCCGGCTGCCCGGCGGCGAGGGGTTCCGCCTGGTCGAGTTCGCCGACGACTTCGACCCCATGCTCCAACTAGTCTCGGGCGTCTTCGCCCGCAAGGGCGAGCGGGACACCTACGACGCCTCACACCCCTTGAACGTGCTGTGGGAGGCCTTCCGCGAGGAAGCAGCCTCCGACCGGCCGATCCCGCTGTGA
- a CDS encoding endonuclease/exonuclease/phosphatase family protein, with amino-acid sequence MMLASINLNKRFGADGARARFAAWLRRHDVAVIVVQEPYKPADRRPPLLPGYVFAGGDGHLATWVREDIATPTVSAPTSWAQRVELGWLTILQVHLDAYTSAARTTQLGELGALAAAEGGRPLLVCGDFNLAPRPQDGLYGGEISGFTADTERKALQHLLQAAWLVDTTGTDEEADFTFERLFTGKLSRFRCDLALLSDHLAAGVPVAVRHEVRTGPEAFTDHSAILLDLPITPEVAEPDDVLFAISDLTGKQPAAAGARSYQPHKTAMSRQAASPAARAVTGHLTGPLGIRTVLDHGCGRGADVAHYRAAGLDADGYDPHEGFGWPRPEREGYDLVTQMFVLNVLPDPGARIRALQDAAEFVRPGGRVVIVTRSPEEITKAAAGGSWTAHHDGYWSSEGKGTFQRGISAAETTALARHAGLAPAVGEAGLPLPGVSHIVLVKPEP; translated from the coding sequence ATGATGCTGGCCTCGATCAACCTCAACAAGCGGTTCGGCGCGGACGGCGCCCGGGCACGGTTCGCCGCCTGGCTCCGCAGGCACGACGTCGCGGTCATCGTCGTGCAGGAGCCGTACAAGCCCGCCGACCGGCGCCCGCCGCTCCTGCCCGGGTACGTCTTCGCGGGCGGGGACGGCCACCTCGCCACCTGGGTCCGCGAGGACATCGCCACCCCGACCGTATCCGCGCCGACCAGTTGGGCGCAGCGGGTGGAGCTGGGCTGGCTCACCATCCTGCAGGTTCACCTCGATGCCTACACCAGTGCGGCACGCACCACCCAACTCGGCGAGCTTGGGGCGCTGGCCGCCGCCGAGGGCGGGCGTCCGCTGCTGGTCTGCGGGGACTTCAACCTCGCGCCGCGGCCGCAGGACGGCTTGTACGGCGGGGAGATCAGCGGCTTTACCGCGGACACCGAGCGCAAGGCGCTGCAACACCTGCTCCAGGCCGCGTGGCTCGTCGACACCACCGGCACGGACGAGGAGGCGGACTTCACGTTCGAGCGGCTCTTCACCGGCAAGCTCAGCCGATTCCGGTGTGACCTCGCCCTGCTGAGCGACCACCTTGCCGCCGGGGTTCCGGTCGCGGTCCGACATGAAGTCCGAACGGGGCCGGAGGCATTCACCGACCACTCCGCAATCCTGCTCGACCTGCCGATCACCCCTGAGGTCGCGGAGCCGGACGACGTCCTGTTCGCGATCAGCGACCTGACGGGCAAGCAGCCGGCGGCCGCGGGCGCACGCTCGTACCAGCCGCACAAGACCGCGATGAGCCGCCAGGCGGCCTCGCCGGCGGCCCGTGCGGTCACCGGGCACCTGACGGGCCCGCTCGGCATTCGTACGGTCCTCGATCACGGGTGCGGCCGCGGTGCCGATGTCGCCCACTACCGGGCCGCCGGGCTGGATGCCGACGGGTACGACCCGCACGAGGGGTTCGGCTGGCCCCGCCCCGAGCGGGAGGGATACGACCTCGTGACCCAAATGTTCGTCCTCAACGTGCTGCCCGACCCGGGAGCGCGGATCCGCGCGCTGCAGGACGCGGCCGAGTTCGTCCGCCCTGGCGGGCGCGTCGTGATCGTCACCCGCTCCCCCGAGGAGATCACGAAGGCCGCTGCCGGCGGCAGCTGGACGGCCCATCATGACGGCTACTGGTCGAGCGAGGGGAAGGGGACCTTTCAGCGCGGCATCAGCGCGGCCGAGACCACGGCGCTCGCCCGGCACGCCGGCCTCGCCCCCGCGGTGGGGGAGGCCGGGCTGCCCCTGCCCGGAGTGAGTCACATCGTGCTGGTCAAGCCCGAGCCGTAG
- a CDS encoding nucleoside triphosphate pyrophosphohydrolase, translating to MLTTGKLVRDRIPQIIRADGAEPEVYVADPTEYRQRLRAKLAEEVAEYMEADETDAPEELADVLEVAFALAADLGVDPAQLEKIRASKAEQRGGFSERIVWTGNR from the coding sequence GTGCTCACCACGGGAAAGCTGGTACGGGACCGGATCCCTCAGATCATCCGCGCGGACGGAGCCGAGCCGGAGGTCTACGTGGCCGATCCGACGGAGTACCGGCAGCGGCTCCGCGCGAAGCTGGCCGAGGAGGTGGCGGAGTACATGGAGGCGGACGAGACCGACGCCCCCGAGGAGCTCGCGGACGTCCTCGAAGTCGCCTTCGCCCTCGCGGCGGACCTCGGCGTCGACCCGGCCCAGCTGGAGAAGATCCGGGCGTCCAAGGCCGAACAGCGGGGCGGTTTCTCGGAGCGCATCGTCTGGACCGGCAACCGCTGA
- a CDS encoding SAM-dependent methyltransferase: MNLVQEGLALGIPAPGPDAHQRPSAARIYRMWFGMEGAGSVDQDLARKILNAFPREPAAAKINRSHHLLITEALASRGISQFLDLGCGYALPRPAGGGDLRFGQNTHDVAQQHGRSAAVVYADINHDVVACQRSLLDSAPTASRPVAVIADVTDTARLLARLEADGHLTRERPVAVLLHDVLPWIPDDARVQDAVAYLRAWLPPGSALSITHATPDFSPTWVGRVQDVYDEEGIGFRPRDRQSISNLFGDWGDLYGGPVRMVPTARHQTRHQFSAVPDYVSAAYAGVAVKHPTS; this comes from the coding sequence GTGAACCTGGTCCAGGAAGGCCTCGCACTGGGCATTCCCGCCCCGGGCCCGGACGCCCACCAGCGGCCCAGCGCAGCACGCATCTACCGAATGTGGTTCGGCATGGAGGGCGCCGGTTCCGTCGACCAGGATCTCGCCCGCAAGATCCTCAACGCCTTCCCGCGAGAGCCCGCAGCCGCCAAGATCAACCGCAGCCATCACCTGCTGATCACAGAAGCCCTGGCCTCGCGCGGAATCTCCCAGTTCCTGGATCTCGGCTGCGGCTACGCCCTGCCCCGACCCGCAGGCGGTGGTGACCTCCGGTTTGGGCAGAACACCCACGACGTCGCGCAGCAGCACGGGCGCTCCGCCGCGGTGGTCTACGCGGACATCAACCACGACGTAGTCGCCTGCCAGCGCAGTCTCCTTGACTCGGCCCCGACGGCTTCTCGCCCCGTCGCGGTAATCGCCGATGTCACGGACACGGCCCGTCTGCTGGCCCGGCTGGAAGCCGACGGACACCTGACGCGGGAGCGGCCCGTTGCCGTCCTCCTTCACGACGTTCTCCCGTGGATCCCCGACGACGCCCGAGTGCAGGACGCTGTGGCCTACCTCCGGGCCTGGCTGCCTCCAGGCAGCGCCCTGTCGATCACCCACGCGACGCCCGACTTCAGCCCGACCTGGGTCGGGCGGGTCCAGGACGTGTACGACGAGGAGGGCATCGGGTTCCGGCCCCGGGACCGGCAGTCGATCAGCAACCTCTTCGGCGACTGGGGCGACCTCTACGGCGGCCCGGTTCGCATGGTCCCCACCGCCCGGCACCAGACGCGCCACCAGTTCTCGGCCGTGCCCGACTACGTCTCGGCTGCGTACGCCGGCGTCGCAGTGAAGCACCCGACCTCGTAG
- a CDS encoding helix-turn-helix domain-containing protein: protein MADHPGHRIAARRQSRRMTQRDLAAAAHLSLGMIRHIEQGTRAPSASALESIAAALGVDPARLDPGFAGTAHRVHAMLPSISAVIAGYDIRLAPPARRREELRREVGTAVAQRLAAQYGLIAGTAPALLRDTLGLLHYSACEQREDAARLVVAAARCADAVAYKYGAHDLSARLIGVMRWAAVEADDAVLRASVAYTSAETYLAAHAYRVGQAALEQALEASAAPVTSAAAAARGALFMRTAVMAARAGAAEAAYAHLERARVLASGLAEGIYLGTAFGPSSVRIHEVAVAVSLGQDHIGRALDVARVWKPGNEVPAERRSGFYVEVGRAQLWAGWPDAAFESLKVARRLAPQHVREHPWAREDVEKLRRIKRADTESLSSFAEWIGAV, encoded by the coding sequence ATGGCCGACCACCCGGGGCACCGCATCGCGGCACGGCGCCAGTCCCGCCGCATGACGCAGCGGGATCTCGCTGCCGCCGCACACCTGTCCCTCGGCATGATCCGGCACATCGAGCAGGGCACCCGCGCGCCGAGCGCGTCCGCGTTGGAGTCGATCGCGGCCGCCCTCGGCGTGGACCCGGCCCGCCTCGACCCAGGCTTCGCGGGCACCGCGCACCGAGTGCATGCCATGCTGCCGTCGATCTCCGCTGTCATCGCGGGCTATGACATCCGCCTCGCCCCGCCGGCCCGGCGCCGGGAAGAACTGCGGCGCGAGGTCGGGACCGCGGTGGCGCAGCGGCTGGCCGCCCAGTACGGGCTCATCGCGGGGACCGCGCCCGCCCTGCTCCGCGACACGCTCGGTTTGCTGCACTACTCGGCATGTGAGCAGCGCGAGGACGCTGCCCGGCTCGTGGTGGCTGCGGCCCGCTGCGCGGACGCGGTTGCCTACAAGTACGGGGCGCATGATCTGTCGGCGCGCCTGATCGGCGTCATGCGGTGGGCCGCGGTGGAGGCCGATGACGCGGTGCTCCGGGCGTCGGTGGCGTACACGAGCGCGGAGACGTATCTTGCGGCGCACGCCTACCGGGTCGGGCAGGCGGCGCTGGAGCAGGCGTTGGAGGCGTCCGCGGCGCCGGTGACGTCCGCCGCGGCCGCGGCGCGCGGCGCTTTGTTCATGCGGACCGCGGTCATGGCCGCCCGGGCCGGTGCCGCCGAGGCGGCGTACGCGCATCTGGAGCGGGCCCGGGTGCTCGCGAGCGGCCTCGCCGAGGGCATCTACCTGGGGACCGCGTTCGGCCCGTCGAGTGTCCGGATCCACGAGGTGGCCGTCGCGGTGAGTCTCGGCCAGGACCACATCGGCCGGGCCCTGGATGTCGCCCGCGTCTGGAAGCCGGGCAACGAGGTTCCGGCCGAGCGGCGGTCCGGGTTCTACGTGGAGGTGGGCCGCGCGCAGCTGTGGGCCGGCTGGCCAGACGCCGCGTTCGAGTCGCTGAAGGTGGCCAGGCGGCTGGCGCCGCAGCACGTTCGCGAGCACCCGTGGGCCCGCGAGGACGTCGAGAAGCTCCGCCGGATCAAACGCGCCGACACCGAATCCCTGTCCTCGTTCGCCGAGTGGATCGGCGCCGTCTGA